From Rutidosis leptorrhynchoides isolate AG116_Rl617_1_P2 unplaced genomic scaffold, CSIRO_AGI_Rlap_v1 contig297, whole genome shotgun sequence, the proteins below share one genomic window:
- the LOC139882655 gene encoding LOW QUALITY PROTEIN: protein ELF4-LIKE 3-like (The sequence of the model RefSeq protein was modified relative to this genomic sequence to represent the inferred CDS: inserted 1 base in 1 codon): MEGDTFSGLGNGNTQVDSKIVHSFQKSFVQVQNILDQNRLLINEINQNHESKIPEKLSRNVALIRELNNNIRRVVDLYADLSSNFSKSVDASSEGDSIVALKSSDGKAGHXRNRPA, translated from the exons ATGGAGGGTGACACATTTTCAGGACTTGGCAATGGCAATACACAAGTAGATAGCAAGATTGTGCACTCATTTCAAAAGAGTTTCGTTCAGGTCCAGAACATTTTAGATCAGAATAGACTACTAATCAACGAAATAAACCAGAACCATGAATCTAAGATCCCCGAGAAACTCAGCAGGAACGTGGCTCTTATTAGAGAGCTTAACAACAACATTAGGAGAGTCGTCGACCTCTATGCAGATCTTTCGAGTAACTTCTCCAAATCCGTGGATGCTTCTTCCGAGGGCGATTCTATTGTTGCTCTGAAATCATCAGATGGCAAAGCCGGGC AAAGAAATAGACCTGCGTAG
- the LOC139882662 gene encoding probable amidase At4g34880 codes for MILNSGKNGEMTAMLAGFKIAVKEYLEKLVTSPVRSLADVIAFIESNPDLEKTKEYGQYTFIASEKTNGFGEKEKKAIELMEKLTRDGFEKLMTENELDAIVMPGTRGIGVLAFGIMFGGLRGFEPK; via the exons ATGATCTTGAATTCTGGTAAAAATGGGGAGATGACAGCAATGCTTGCCGGTTTTAAGATTGCTGTTAAGGAGTATCTGGAAAAGCTTGTCACGTCTCCGGTTAGGTCACTTGCTGACGTCATTGCCTTCATTGAAAGTAACCCTGATCTG GAAAAGACTAAAGAGTATGGGCAATATACTTTTATAGCATCTGAGAAGACTAATGGTTTcggagaaaaagagaagaaagcGATTGAGTTGATGGAAAAGCTGACACGAGATGGATTCGAGAAATTGATGACAGAAAATGAATTGGATGCAATAGTAATGCCAGGTACTCGTGGAATCGGTGTCCTGGCTTTTGGAATTATGTTTGGTGGATTAAGAGGTTTCGAGCCAAAGTAA